The following nucleotide sequence is from Pseudomonas sp. S09G 359.
TGGCCACGCAGGGCGTTGGCGAACTTGCAGACTTCTTCATGCAGCTCGCGGTAGGTGATGGTGCGGCTTTCGGAAGGGTCATCGCCTTCCCAGATGATCGCCGCCTGGTCGCCACGCTCGGCGAGATGACGGTCCAGGCAGTTGTAGGAAACGTTCAGGGTGCCATCGGCAAACCATTTGATATCGACATGGTGGTCGTCGAACGAGGTCTGCTTCACCGCGGTGAAAGGCTTGACCCAGTCAAGGCGCTTGGCTTGCTCGCGCCAGAAACCGTCGGGGTTGACCACCGACTGCTGGTACATGGCCTTGTAGGTCGCCTCGTCGGTCAGCGTGTTGGCTGCTACTTCGGGGCGAACGGGGTACAGGGAAGCCGCACTCATCTTTCTTACCTCGGTGACAATAGTTGTTTTTGTATGCCCTGTTGTAGCCGGGGCTGCCCCATAGAACCATTCGACGATGGTAGTAACAAGCCCCTACAAATTGCCCTGCTATCCGCGTGTGCCGCTCTGGCCCGCGCCCCGTGGCGCTTTGCGGCTTGGTGAAAAAACCTTTACCACGGGATTGTTACAAAAACCGCCAATAGTGTTTATCAAAAGCACGGGTATATGAATATAACTCGCGGGCCTAAAATCAACTCCGCCAACAAGGCACTGTGATTAACAACGCAACAGCCCCCACGAAGGCATCGTTAATCCGAACTTCCCAACTCTTAAGTTACACACGCGGCCTCACAAGGGCCCCGTGACCCCTTTCGCCCTGAAGAAGGTAAGTAAACAAATGAAAGCTCTCGTAGTTATGGCCCTCAGCAGCTTGTGCGCCACCGCCGCCCTGGCCGACGAGGCCCCGACCGAGCTGGCCGGCCAGAATGCCCCGATTGTTGAGGACTACACCTATAGCACCCACTTGGACGTTGCCAAAGTATTGTCCATGAGCAACATCCCGGAAGTTTGCGAAGTTGTACCGGTAAAGATGGAATATGAAGACTCCCAAGGTCAGCGGCATATTCTTAATTACCATGTAATGGGTAACGGTTGCTCTAACGGGTAATAACCACCTCTGTAGGATTCTTATTCGCCGCAAGAAATCGTTCTTGCGGCAAAGAGCCAGCGTCTGACACACCCCAATCCAAATGTGGGAGCGGGCTTGCTCGCGAAGACGGCCTCCGCCATCCCCAAGCCCTCCCCCCCCTCGTCTCCTCCCCCCAAAAAGCCCTTCCCCACCCCCCGCAATAAATAGCCCACCGCCCGTCAAAAATTTCCTACCCCATCAAACCCCTGTAAACCCTCACTCTGGCGTAAATAGCAGGCTTTTTGTCTCTGATCCGAGACCATCCGCCGCAACACAAAGCCGAATTTTTCCCTATAATGCGCGGGTAAATCGGGCCTGCAATATCCCTTTACACGGGGATGAAGAGCCAGACCTGAGGCCTCCGCTGGAGCAAGCACCTACTGCTCCGCCCCTCAAGCCTCACGCAGAGCACCCGTAACCCTATTCCGTTTAATGCGTGCGCTAGCTGCAACAAACGATTCCTTAAGATCCACCGCGGCCTTGGGGCCGTGTGAACCCCCAACCATCCGGTTTCACACGGGCACCTTTGAGCCCTCACGCAGGAGACGACACGTCATGCTGAGCTGGGACGAATTCGACAAAGAAGAAGAAGGCGAAGTAGCCGCTAAAGGCGCCAACGCCGGCCACGCCACCGAAGCCAACATGGACCGCCTCGACGGTGCCGGCGCTGCCGCCGCCATCGAAGCCCGCGCCGTCACCGCCAGTGACTCCGCCGCCATCGTGCGTGCCAAGGCTGCGCTGGACAAACTCGACGTCGCCGAAGGCCTCGCCGAACTCGAAGGCTCCGCCGCCCGTGTCGCCGTTGACGAAAAGCGCATGATCAACTGCCGCGCCGACCTCAACCAACTCGTACCCTTCAAGTACGACTGGGCCTGGCAAAAGTACCTCGACGGCTGCGCCAACCACTGGATGCCGCAAGAGGTCAACATGACCGCCGACATCGCCCTGTGGAAAAACCCCGAAGGCCTCACCGACGACGAACGCCGCATCGTCATGCGTAACCTGGGCTTCTTCTCCACTGCGGATTCGTTGGTCGCGAACAACCTGGTCCTGGCCGTGTACCGCCTGATCACCAACCCGGAGTGCCGCCAGTACATCCTGCGCCAGGCCTTCGAAGAAGCGATCCACACCCACGCCTACCAGTACTGCATCGAATCGCTGGCCATGGATGAAGGCGAAATCTTCAACATGTACCACGAGATTCCATCAGTCGCCAAAAAGGCCGCCTGGGGCCTCAAATACACCCGCTCGATCTCCGATCCAAAGTTCGAAACCGGCACCGTCGAGACTGATAAAGAGCTGCTGCGCAACCTGGTCGCCTACTACTGCGTCCTCGAAGGCATCTTCTTCTACTGCGGCTTCACCCAGATCCTCTCCATGGGCCGCCGCAACAAAATGACCGGCGTGGCCGAGCAGTTCCAGTACATCCTGCGCGATGAGTCGATGCACCTGAACTTCGGTATCGACGTGATCAACCAGATCAAAATCGAAAACCCACACTTGTGGGATGCCGAGATGAAGGAAGAAGCGACCCAGATGATCCTGCAAGGGACTCAGCTGGAGATTGAATATGCGCGCGATACCATGCCGCGCGGCGTGTTGGGCATGAATGCGGCGATGATGGAGGATTACCTCAAGTTCATCGCGAACCGTCGTTTGTCGCAGATTGGGTTGAAGGAAGAGTATCCAGGGACGACTAACCCGTTCCCTTGGATGAGCGAGATCATGGACTTGAAGAAAGAGAAAAACTTCTTCGAAACCCGTGTGATCGAGTATCAGACTGGTGGGGCGTTGAGCTGGGATTGATTCCTAAGCCAAGCAACATTGAGAAGCCCTGACTTGTTCAGGGCTTTTTTATGCCCCTTGATCTGTATAAGATTTGTCTTACACCAAGATCATCCACAGAGTGGTTGATACGAATTTCGACGCCGAATAGTGTCGCCAACCGGTGCCTAAGAAACGCCCAACGTAGCAGCTAGTCTCACTCACACAGCCGAAAACCCACATGATCTATCATGCGGAATGAACGCTGTATCGAGGCTAAGTAAGTTGGAGTTTCTTAAATCCGCTCTCTACGTTGGGTTTGCGCCCTTTCGTCAATCACGTAGAGGTCAAAGGAAATGTCTAGCCAATATTTGCTCAACTTAGCTCGCGCCAAGAGTGCGATCACACCCGAGGCTTCTATTGCCGTCGTTTTCACCCGCCATAATCTTCAGTTACATACCCTCCTTCTAGAAAACCAAGTGTGGTTCTGTGCGC
It contains:
- a CDS encoding DUF2790 domain-containing protein; translated protein: MKALVVMALSSLCATAALADEAPTELAGQNAPIVEDYTYSTHLDVAKVLSMSNIPEVCEVVPVKMEYEDSQGQRHILNYHVMGNGCSNG
- a CDS encoding ribonucleotide-diphosphate reductase subunit beta translates to MLSWDEFDKEEEGEVAAKGANAGHATEANMDRLDGAGAAAAIEARAVTASDSAAIVRAKAALDKLDVAEGLAELEGSAARVAVDEKRMINCRADLNQLVPFKYDWAWQKYLDGCANHWMPQEVNMTADIALWKNPEGLTDDERRIVMRNLGFFSTADSLVANNLVLAVYRLITNPECRQYILRQAFEEAIHTHAYQYCIESLAMDEGEIFNMYHEIPSVAKKAAWGLKYTRSISDPKFETGTVETDKELLRNLVAYYCVLEGIFFYCGFTQILSMGRRNKMTGVAEQFQYILRDESMHLNFGIDVINQIKIENPHLWDAEMKEEATQMILQGTQLEIEYARDTMPRGVLGMNAAMMEDYLKFIANRRLSQIGLKEEYPGTTNPFPWMSEIMDLKKEKNFFETRVIEYQTGGALSWD